From the genome of Hymenobacter cellulosilyticus, one region includes:
- a CDS encoding APC family permease translates to MTSTSVAAPRPDLVRGIRRWDFVALIVNITIGAGILGLPAKIYALVGAYSLVAYGAAALIVTLIILCFAEVSSRFSGAGGPYLYAREAFGPLVGFEVGWLLWVSRLASFAALCNLFVDYAAYFWPAAGAGLGRGLLMAGLITALTLLNLVGVRRASAANNVFTVSKVLLLVLFTVVGLFFVDWRAFSFAVAPTYTGFSSAVLLLIFTFSGFDVAAIPAAEIQQPQRNVPFALFTAIATVAVLFLLVQVVCIGTLPDLASAERPLASATQQFLGPIGAAFVAAAAMLTALGTLNALMLTGPRLLFALAEQKQIPAFFGATHPRFRTPYVAILVSAVLKLALAISGTFIYALTLSTIIRLAYFALTCAALPVLRRRHPERPAPFRVWGGAAVAALCVGLCLWLLSNSAAHEARDVAIVAGAGLVLYVLYNQRRSPAPRQL, encoded by the coding sequence ATGACTTCCACTTCCGTTGCCGCCCCGCGGCCCGACCTGGTTCGTGGCATCCGCCGCTGGGACTTTGTGGCCCTTATTGTCAACATCACCATCGGCGCCGGCATCCTGGGTTTGCCGGCCAAGATTTACGCCCTGGTGGGCGCCTATAGCCTGGTAGCCTACGGGGCCGCCGCCCTCATCGTGACCCTGATAATTCTGTGCTTTGCCGAAGTCAGCAGCCGCTTCAGCGGGGCCGGCGGGCCCTATCTCTACGCCCGGGAAGCCTTCGGGCCCCTGGTTGGCTTTGAGGTCGGCTGGCTGTTGTGGGTGTCGCGCTTGGCCAGTTTTGCGGCCCTCTGCAACCTGTTCGTGGATTACGCCGCCTACTTCTGGCCCGCCGCGGGCGCTGGTCTGGGCCGCGGCTTGCTCATGGCAGGGTTGATTACGGCCCTGACCCTACTGAACCTGGTGGGCGTGCGGCGGGCTTCGGCGGCCAATAACGTGTTTACCGTCAGCAAAGTCCTGCTGCTCGTTCTGTTCACCGTGGTGGGCTTGTTTTTCGTGGACTGGCGGGCGTTTTCCTTTGCCGTGGCGCCCACCTACACCGGGTTTTCAAGCGCCGTGCTACTGCTGATTTTCACCTTTTCGGGCTTCGACGTGGCCGCCATTCCGGCCGCCGAAATCCAGCAACCCCAGCGCAACGTGCCCTTTGCGTTGTTCACGGCCATTGCCACCGTGGCCGTGCTGTTTCTGCTGGTCCAGGTGGTCTGCATCGGTACCTTGCCCGATCTGGCTTCGGCCGAGCGGCCCCTGGCCAGTGCCACCCAGCAGTTTCTGGGCCCTATTGGGGCGGCTTTTGTAGCCGCGGCAGCCATGCTGACGGCCCTGGGTACGCTCAATGCCCTGATGCTCACCGGGCCCCGCCTGCTGTTTGCCTTGGCCGAGCAGAAGCAGATTCCGGCCTTTTTCGGCGCCACTCACCCGCGCTTCCGCACGCCCTACGTGGCTATTCTAGTGTCGGCGGTGCTGAAGCTAGCACTGGCCATTTCCGGCACGTTTATCTACGCCCTGACGCTGAGCACCATAATTCGCCTAGCTTACTTTGCTTTGACCTGCGCGGCGTTGCCGGTCTTGCGCCGCCGTCACCCGGAGCGGCCGGCGCCCTTTCGGGTATGGGGCGGAGCGGCAGTGGCGGCTTTGTGCGTAGGGCTCTGTTTGTGGCTTTTGTCGAACAGCGCGGCCCATGAAGCCCGCGACGTGGCCATCGTGGCCGGCGCCGGTCTGGTCTTATATGTTCTTTACAACCAGCGCCGTTCCCCTGCCCCACGGCAGCTGTAG
- a CDS encoding LLM class flavin-dependent oxidoreductase — protein MLSTPISSVAVRTPQRVAEISWFDDLCGGDTQYLSVLDGSYRSSWAHCRDIVLKSEELGYSNILLPTSYTVGQDVMTFAAGIAPQTSRINLLTAIRTGEIHPPMLARALASLDHMLEGRLTINIINSDLPGLREVPELRYQRCAETIEILRQAWTQERIVHKGELYQFDMPADPAKPYQQNGGPLLYFGGTSEGARAVCAQYCDMFLMWPETEEMLYDTMQDLSARAAAHGRQIDFGLRIHVIVRETEDEARAYAKKLMSKFDPVKGAEIKSRAQDSWSLGVHRQNQLREHADMEGFVEPLLWTDIGKARSGAGGALVGNPDQIVEKLNRYMDMGFRAFIFSGYPLLGEADYFARYVLPRLPNVSMPHFQGRIPRETPVTPLTTAPLR, from the coding sequence ATGCTGTCCACTCCCATTTCCTCCGTTGCCGTTCGCACCCCGCAGCGGGTGGCCGAAATATCCTGGTTTGACGACCTCTGCGGCGGCGACACCCAGTACCTGAGCGTGCTCGACGGGTCCTACCGCAGCTCCTGGGCCCACTGCCGCGACATTGTGCTCAAGTCCGAGGAGCTGGGCTACTCCAACATCCTGCTGCCGACTTCCTACACCGTGGGCCAGGACGTGATGACCTTTGCCGCCGGCATTGCGCCCCAGACCTCGCGCATCAACCTGCTTACGGCCATCCGGACCGGGGAAATTCACCCGCCGATGCTGGCCCGGGCCCTGGCCTCGCTCGACCACATGCTGGAGGGCCGGCTGACCATCAACATCATCAACTCCGACTTGCCCGGCCTGCGCGAGGTACCCGAGCTGCGCTACCAGCGCTGCGCCGAAACCATCGAAATCCTGCGCCAGGCCTGGACCCAGGAGCGCATCGTGCACAAAGGCGAGTTGTACCAGTTCGACATGCCCGCCGACCCGGCCAAGCCCTACCAGCAGAACGGTGGGCCCCTGCTCTACTTTGGCGGTACCTCGGAAGGCGCCCGGGCGGTGTGCGCCCAGTACTGCGACATGTTTTTGATGTGGCCCGAAACCGAGGAAATGCTCTACGACACGATGCAGGACCTTAGCGCCCGGGCCGCGGCCCATGGCCGGCAGATTGACTTTGGCCTGCGCATCCACGTCATCGTGCGCGAAACCGAGGACGAGGCCCGGGCCTACGCCAAAAAGCTCATGTCCAAGTTTGACCCCGTAAAAGGCGCCGAAATCAAGAGCCGGGCCCAGGATTCGTGGTCCTTGGGCGTGCACCGCCAGAACCAGCTGCGCGAGCACGCCGACATGGAAGGCTTCGTGGAACCCCTGCTCTGGACCGACATCGGCAAGGCCCGCTCCGGGGCCGGCGGGGCTTTGGTGGGCAACCCCGACCAGATTGTCGAAAAGCTCAACCGCTACATGGACATGGGCTTCCGGGCCTTCATCTTCTCGGGCTACCCCCTGCTGGGCGAGGCCGACTACTTTGCCCGCTACGTGCTGCCCCGCCTGCCTAACGTCTCCATGCCCCACTTCCAGGGCCGCATTCCCCGCGAAACGCCCGTCACCCCGCTGACGACGGCCCCACTGCGGTAA
- a CDS encoding SCO family protein, with protein MRPRADGRPADTIFAAIPTFTLTNQEGKTITNQTFAGKVYIADFFFASCPSICPKMQSEMLRVYEQFKDNPQVVFLSHTIDPAHDSIPVLRDYAERLGIKDASRWHFATAPHDTIFRLAPRYFAAAQKDSTVAGGYAHSGAFALVDSDRHIRGVYDGMVKEKVDQLIKDLPVLLQEEAAKQKKAQ; from the coding sequence GTGCGCCCCCGCGCCGATGGCCGTCCGGCCGATACCATTTTCGCCGCCATTCCCACCTTCACCCTGACCAACCAGGAAGGCAAAACCATTACCAACCAAACCTTTGCCGGCAAGGTCTACATTGCCGACTTCTTCTTTGCCTCCTGCCCCAGTATCTGCCCCAAGATGCAGAGCGAGATGCTGCGCGTGTACGAGCAGTTCAAGGATAACCCCCAGGTGGTGTTTCTGTCGCACACCATCGACCCGGCCCACGACTCCATTCCGGTACTGCGCGACTATGCCGAGCGCCTGGGCATCAAGGATGCCAGCCGCTGGCACTTTGCTACGGCACCCCACGACACGATTTTCCGCCTGGCTCCGCGCTACTTTGCCGCGGCCCAGAAAGACAGCACCGTGGCCGGCGGCTATGCCCACAGCGGCGCCTTCGCCCTGGTTGATTCCGACCGCCACATCCGCGGTGTGTACGACGGGATGGTGAAAGAGAAAGTCGACCAGCTCATCAAAGACCTGCCCGTGCTGCTGCAGGAAGAGGCTGCCAAGCAGAAAAAAGCCCAATGA
- a CDS encoding c-type cytochrome — protein MKTLRRPLLLLRALAVLAGAVSVMSCFSNRQNEGATLYGTHCANCHGAQGEGLKRLIPPLAQSDYLTKNRNGLACLVRKGMKGPLVVNGVEFNQVMPPADTHLTDSQITNILNFVQTSWGNKGEIFTIREVSEQLRGCGASDGR, from the coding sequence ATGAAGACGCTGAGGCGGCCCCTGCTACTGTTGCGCGCCCTGGCCGTACTGGCCGGGGCCGTGAGCGTTATGAGCTGCTTTTCCAACCGGCAGAACGAGGGCGCCACGCTCTACGGCACGCACTGCGCCAATTGCCACGGTGCACAGGGCGAAGGCCTCAAGCGCCTAATTCCGCCCCTGGCCCAGTCTGACTATCTGACCAAAAACCGCAATGGACTGGCCTGCCTGGTGCGCAAGGGCATGAAGGGTCCACTGGTCGTCAACGGGGTGGAATTCAACCAGGTAATGCCTCCGGCCGACACCCACCTGACCGACTCACAGATTACCAATATCCTGAACTTCGTGCAGACCTCCTGGGGCAATAAAGGCGAGATTTTCACGATTCGGGAAGTATCGGAGCAGCTCCGGGGTTGCGGGGCCAGCGACGGCCGGTAG
- a CDS encoding SseB family protein, with product MGLFDFLKSNKPAPQTPETPAPTTPGAASSSPAETPAPAGPRYKGSSYTSPTPAAPAPMPQMPMPQMNIPEMPIPELPSMPHFEPVNVLEQLLFNAATMPEFRPGFYQALLNEEVFVVTIPKEGEPLGEVTPVEGMEIQLQVLNDGKIPVFTSKERIFESNTEEGSLPYMRLRGLDFFQMVQGADCALNPFSTVGKMLMADEIAELLSSSIMQGPPGGNMQVTLGPVTEAHVPLVEAVQEFAQSKPQIETAHVAMVRFQDETTPRACCWLSTPMITTRPSWKKWAPWCKASLRKTT from the coding sequence ATGGGTCTCTTCGACTTTCTGAAATCCAACAAACCGGCTCCTCAGACGCCGGAAACGCCGGCTCCCACTACGCCCGGCGCCGCTTCTTCGTCGCCCGCTGAAACGCCGGCGCCCGCCGGACCCCGCTACAAAGGCTCCAGCTATACCTCGCCCACTCCGGCGGCTCCGGCTCCGATGCCACAGATGCCGATGCCGCAAATGAATATCCCGGAGATGCCGATTCCGGAGCTGCCCAGCATGCCGCACTTCGAGCCCGTCAACGTGCTGGAGCAGCTGCTGTTCAACGCTGCCACCATGCCCGAGTTCCGCCCCGGCTTCTACCAGGCGTTGCTCAACGAGGAAGTTTTCGTGGTAACCATCCCGAAGGAAGGCGAGCCGCTGGGCGAAGTAACGCCGGTGGAAGGCATGGAAATCCAGCTGCAGGTGCTCAACGACGGCAAAATTCCCGTTTTCACCTCCAAGGAGCGGATTTTTGAGAGCAACACCGAGGAAGGCTCCCTGCCCTACATGCGCCTGCGCGGCCTCGACTTCTTCCAGATGGTGCAAGGAGCCGACTGTGCTCTGAACCCCTTCTCGACCGTGGGCAAAATGCTGATGGCCGATGAAATTGCCGAGCTTCTGAGCAGCAGCATCATGCAGGGCCCTCCCGGCGGCAACATGCAAGTAACGCTGGGCCCCGTAACGGAGGCACACGTCCCGCTGGTAGAGGCCGTGCAGGAGTTTGCCCAAAGCAAGCCTCAGATTGAAACCGCCCACGTAGCCATGGTGCGCTTCCAGGACGAAACCACGCCCCGCGCCTGCTGCTGGCTTTCTACACCGATGATAACGACCCGTCCTTCTTGGAAGAAATGGGCCCCGTGGTGCAAGGCAAGCTTAAGGAAGACGACCTAG
- a CDS encoding DUF2062 domain-containing protein: MVDPLRNILKQGLTPPQLALTVALAVPMGLVPVLGITTLLATFAAVRLRLNVAAMLIISHLMSPLQLVVLIPLLRYGARLLGNGQGPELSIGQLRHLFATDWSSGLSLLWRAGAGAVLLWAVVSVPLGLLLYFGLRPVFRRLLARQTTAAVVS, encoded by the coding sequence GTGGTAGACCCGCTACGCAACATTCTCAAGCAGGGCCTTACCCCGCCCCAGCTGGCCCTCACCGTGGCCCTGGCCGTGCCGATGGGCCTGGTGCCGGTGCTGGGTATTACCACGCTGCTGGCCACGTTTGCCGCCGTGCGCCTGCGCCTGAACGTGGCCGCCATGCTCATTATCAGTCACCTAATGAGCCCGTTGCAGCTGGTGGTACTTATTCCCCTGCTGCGGTACGGAGCTCGTCTGCTCGGCAACGGGCAGGGCCCGGAGCTGAGTATCGGCCAGCTGCGCCATCTGTTTGCCACCGACTGGAGCAGCGGCCTGTCGTTGTTGTGGCGGGCCGGGGCCGGGGCCGTGCTGCTGTGGGCGGTAGTGTCGGTGCCGCTGGGGCTGCTGCTGTACTTCGGGCTGCGGCCCGTATTCCGGCGCCTGCTAGCCCGGCAGACTACAGCGGCCGTTGTTTCTTAA
- a CDS encoding YihY/virulence factor BrkB family protein: MKRAAKEFALNDPLRLGAATAFFTTFALPPILIILIQLLGSVYSTTGIQQLLLRKLSALLGTSAAELVEQILLNVSNIERSRLLTWLGFGFLLFISTTLFVVIQNSLNQLWQVRPNRATGRFSKIVKERSRSLGLLLTTGLLSLVAFLSDALLAVFGDYMRDFDLTFGYYLIQILNQLVSLLILAVWFGVTFRNLSSAKVPWKAVLRGAVLTAVLIDLGEFALGYLLVPRNLGPIYGHASSIVLVLLFVFYSAMIFYFGACFTKVYAHYVGMDIRPKKNAVRYRLVDLPDEPRHRGASGSW; this comes from the coding sequence ATGAAGCGGGCCGCCAAGGAGTTTGCTCTCAACGACCCGCTGCGGCTGGGGGCGGCCACGGCATTTTTCACCACGTTTGCCCTGCCGCCCATCCTGATTATCCTGATTCAGTTGCTGGGCTCGGTGTATTCCACCACGGGGATACAACAGTTGCTCCTGCGCAAGCTTTCGGCCCTGCTGGGCACTTCGGCGGCCGAGCTGGTCGAGCAGATTCTGCTCAACGTGAGCAACATCGAGCGTAGCCGCCTGCTTACCTGGCTTGGATTTGGCTTTCTGCTGTTCATCTCCACTACGCTGTTCGTGGTCATTCAGAACTCCCTGAACCAGCTCTGGCAAGTGCGTCCCAACCGGGCCACGGGCCGCTTCAGCAAGATTGTCAAGGAGCGCAGCCGCTCCCTGGGACTGCTCCTGACCACGGGGCTGCTCTCGTTGGTGGCCTTTCTGAGCGACGCACTGCTGGCCGTGTTCGGCGACTACATGCGCGACTTCGACCTGACCTTCGGCTATTATTTGATTCAGATTCTCAACCAGCTGGTGTCCCTGCTGATTCTGGCCGTGTGGTTTGGCGTCACGTTTCGTAACCTGAGCAGCGCCAAAGTACCCTGGAAAGCCGTGCTGCGCGGGGCCGTACTCACGGCTGTGCTCATCGACCTGGGCGAGTTTGCCCTGGGCTACCTGCTGGTGCCGCGCAATCTGGGCCCGATTTACGGCCACGCCTCCAGCATCGTGCTGGTACTGCTGTTCGTTTTCTACTCGGCCATGATTTTCTACTTTGGCGCCTGCTTTACCAAAGTGTATGCGCACTACGTGGGTATGGACATTCGCCCCAAGAAAAACGCCGTGCGCTACCGCCTGGTTGATTTGCCCGACGAGCCCCGGCACCGCGGCGCCTCCGGCAGCTGGTGA
- a CDS encoding GNAT family N-acetyltransferase, whose translation MLHLLRTIGTHPDFQTLVALLDQDLALRDGTEHTFYAAFNSSTSLQHVVVAYEQDFPVGCGAFKEYASDLVEIKRMFVQASSRRKGVAAKILRELEVWAQELHYTGCVLETGKRQPEAISLYQQSGYRFVPNYGPYIGVENSVCLQKDLDISPATGREDR comes from the coding sequence ATGCTTCACCTTCTGCGGACCATTGGCACTCACCCTGATTTTCAAACCCTGGTTGCCCTTCTTGACCAGGACTTAGCCTTGCGTGACGGGACCGAGCACACCTTTTACGCGGCGTTCAACAGCAGCACCTCGCTCCAACACGTTGTCGTGGCCTATGAGCAGGACTTCCCGGTCGGCTGCGGGGCGTTTAAAGAGTATGCTTCTGACCTAGTGGAAATCAAGCGCATGTTTGTGCAAGCCAGCAGCCGAAGAAAGGGAGTGGCGGCCAAAATTCTGCGCGAATTAGAGGTCTGGGCCCAGGAGCTGCACTACACGGGCTGCGTGCTGGAGACCGGCAAAAGGCAACCGGAAGCCATCAGCCTGTACCAGCAGAGCGGCTACCGCTTCGTGCCTAACTACGGGCCCTATATTGGGGTTGAAAACAGCGTGTGCCTGCAAAAAGACCTGGATATTTCTCCAGCAACGGGGAGGGAAGACCGGTAA
- a CDS encoding MBL fold metallo-hydrolase, producing MHPEPTTIQLLGHATFKITTPEKKVILVDPWLFNNPYIPQGLEQQPVVDLMLVTHGHEDHMDIRLKELIDQSSPTIIANNICRRFLIEQGVDESLFEPMNLGGSLPVHDVTVTMVNAFHHAHVYLTEKTVTFPHAANGFVVRLSDGTTVYFAGDTCVFGDMQLIRELYQPTIAVLPIGGAP from the coding sequence ATGCACCCGGAACCCACTACCATTCAGCTGCTAGGCCACGCCACGTTCAAAATAACTACGCCCGAAAAGAAGGTGATTCTGGTCGACCCCTGGCTGTTTAACAACCCTTATATCCCGCAGGGCCTGGAACAGCAGCCGGTAGTCGACCTGATGCTGGTGACGCACGGGCACGAGGACCACATGGATATTCGCCTGAAAGAACTTATCGACCAGTCTTCCCCGACTATTATTGCCAACAACATCTGCCGCCGCTTTCTGATTGAGCAAGGAGTAGACGAAAGCCTGTTTGAGCCCATGAACCTGGGCGGCAGCCTGCCAGTGCACGATGTGACCGTGACTATGGTCAACGCCTTTCATCACGCGCACGTCTACCTCACCGAGAAAACCGTGACTTTCCCGCACGCCGCCAACGGCTTTGTGGTGCGCCTGTCGGACGGCACGACCGTGTATTTTGCGGGTGACACCTGCGTCTTCGGCGACATGCAGCTGATTCGGGAGCTTTACCAGCCCACCATTGCCGTGCTGCCCATCGGGGGCGCTCCATGA
- the pdxR gene encoding MocR-like pyridoxine biosynthesis transcription factor PdxR, whose protein sequence is MLPYATLLPLNRHTPTPLSQQLTIGLIHLMQQGLLAAGDPLPGTRTLAGLLGVHRQTVVVAFDELEAQGWIEQRSSKAARVSSRLPTVTPQPFQPEAARRIAPRAAFSYPKFRPSSPPRHVSSLPLTLSSTPDSRLAPLAALARKYRALCLQPARRHLLGYAEANGSLALRQQLAEHLRATRGLPAQPENVAITRGGTMSLYLLAQLLLQPGDAVVVGQRSYHGADRAFSAQGTRLHRVGVDAQGLCIDELAALCQRQAVRLVYVTPHHHYPTTVTLSAERRVRLLQLAAQHDFIILEDDYDFDFHYDGAPILPLASTDRTGRVLYMGSLSKVLAPAFRVGYVVAPADVVEELGHWQRRIDRQGDTVLEQGIAELFAEGEMNTHLKRARLAYHQRRDVFCQLLREQLPAWFTSEAPTGGLAVWGRFADRVDLTQVAWQCQQRGLGISDGQLYQTAAEARASHVRLGFAALNCDELTQSVGILSQVLQSLYP, encoded by the coding sequence ATGCTTCCTTACGCCACGCTGCTTCCCCTAAACCGTCACACGCCGACTCCTCTGAGTCAGCAGCTGACTATCGGCCTGATTCACCTGATGCAGCAGGGCCTGCTGGCCGCCGGCGACCCGCTCCCGGGTACCCGCACTCTGGCCGGCCTGCTGGGCGTGCACCGCCAAACCGTCGTGGTTGCCTTCGACGAGCTCGAAGCCCAGGGCTGGATTGAGCAGCGGTCCTCCAAAGCAGCCAGAGTCAGCTCCCGCCTGCCCACGGTGACGCCCCAGCCGTTTCAGCCAGAAGCGGCCCGCCGCATTGCGCCCCGCGCCGCTTTTTCGTACCCGAAATTCCGGCCGTCTTCGCCACCACGCCATGTCTCATCCTTACCTTTAACGCTGAGCAGCACGCCCGACAGCCGCCTGGCCCCACTGGCGGCGCTGGCCCGCAAGTACCGCGCCCTGTGTTTGCAGCCGGCCCGCCGCCATTTGTTGGGCTATGCCGAGGCCAACGGCAGCCTGGCTTTGCGCCAGCAGCTGGCCGAGCACCTGCGCGCTACCCGGGGCCTGCCGGCGCAGCCGGAGAATGTGGCCATTACCCGCGGCGGCACGATGTCCTTGTACTTGCTGGCTCAACTGCTGCTTCAGCCCGGCGACGCCGTCGTGGTGGGGCAGCGCAGCTACCACGGGGCCGACCGGGCCTTTAGCGCGCAAGGTACCCGCCTGCACCGGGTAGGAGTCGACGCCCAGGGCCTGTGCATCGATGAACTGGCCGCCCTTTGCCAGCGCCAGGCCGTGCGCTTAGTGTACGTTACGCCCCATCATCATTACCCAACGACGGTCACCTTGTCGGCCGAGCGCCGGGTCCGCCTGCTGCAGCTCGCCGCGCAGCACGACTTTATCATTCTGGAAGACGACTACGACTTTGATTTCCACTACGACGGGGCCCCTATCCTACCGTTGGCCAGCACCGACCGCACGGGCCGGGTGCTCTACATGGGCTCGCTCAGCAAGGTGCTGGCCCCGGCTTTTCGCGTGGGCTACGTAGTGGCTCCCGCCGATGTCGTGGAAGAGCTGGGCCACTGGCAGCGGCGCATCGATCGGCAGGGCGACACGGTCCTGGAGCAGGGTATCGCCGAGTTGTTTGCCGAGGGAGAAATGAACACCCACTTAAAGCGGGCCCGCTTGGCCTATCATCAGCGGCGGGACGTGTTCTGCCAGTTGCTGCGCGAGCAGCTGCCGGCCTGGTTTACGTCCGAGGCGCCCACGGGAGGTTTGGCCGTGTGGGGCCGGTTTGCCGACCGTGTGGACCTGACCCAAGTGGCCTGGCAGTGCCAGCAGCGGGGCTTGGGCATAAGCGACGGACAACTCTACCAGACGGCCGCTGAAGCCAGAGCTTCCCACGTGCGGCTCGGATTTGCCGCCCTCAACTGCGACGAGCTAACCCAAAGTGTTGGGATTTTAAGCCAAGTGCTGCAAAGTTTGTACCCCTAG
- a CDS encoding DEAD/DEAH box helicase has product MPSFADLGLAPSLIQALDELNFTVPTPVQEQVIPMALAGQDVVGQAPTGSGKTAAYGLSILHQVDVKLDAVQIIVLVPARELALQVRDALKKLGKYTSNLRVAAFYGGHAFRDETVALKQAPHIVVATPGRLLDHFERRTIIPNQLKVLILDEADKLLELGFQDELVEIIKRLPRRRQTLLFSATMSDKVLDLIRKNLTRPRVVNAGEDEGTLPENLTLRGHVGPIEKKPAALLHLLHQPETGRALIFCNTREKCTELARFLQGRGVAAEVLHGKMPQPERDKALMKLRNGSSQVVVATDVAARGLDVTALDTVIQYDAPDKADSFQHRAGRTARAGAEGVAHILATPHEQKHVQKWPVSETIKWEDMHAPKLPPAAPKAPRPTSTTLHVSAGRRDKVSAHDLVGTFVAHGGLERDAVGHIEVFDHYSYVAVPREQAQEVANRVTGAKIKGRKIRVSVVE; this is encoded by the coding sequence ATGCCCTCTTTTGCCGACCTTGGCCTCGCGCCGTCTTTGATACAAGCTCTGGATGAGCTGAATTTTACCGTTCCTACGCCCGTTCAGGAGCAAGTAATTCCGATGGCGCTGGCCGGGCAGGACGTGGTAGGGCAGGCGCCCACTGGCTCGGGCAAAACGGCCGCCTACGGCTTATCTATCCTGCACCAGGTTGATGTAAAGCTCGATGCCGTGCAGATTATCGTGCTGGTGCCGGCCCGGGAGCTGGCCCTGCAGGTGCGCGACGCCCTGAAAAAGCTCGGCAAATACACTTCCAACCTGCGCGTGGCGGCCTTCTACGGGGGCCACGCCTTCCGCGACGAAACCGTTGCCCTAAAGCAGGCTCCCCACATTGTGGTGGCCACGCCCGGCCGCTTGCTCGACCACTTCGAGCGCCGCACCATTATTCCCAATCAGCTCAAAGTCCTGATTCTCGACGAGGCCGACAAGCTCCTGGAGCTGGGCTTCCAGGATGAGCTCGTGGAAATCATCAAGCGCCTGCCCCGCCGCCGCCAGACCTTGCTGTTCTCGGCCACGATGTCGGACAAGGTGCTGGACTTGATTCGCAAAAACCTGACCCGGCCCCGCGTAGTGAATGCCGGCGAGGACGAAGGCACCCTGCCCGAAAACCTGACGTTGCGCGGCCACGTGGGGCCCATTGAGAAGAAGCCCGCCGCCTTGCTGCACCTGCTGCACCAGCCCGAAACCGGCCGCGCCCTGATTTTCTGCAACACCCGCGAGAAGTGCACCGAGCTGGCCCGCTTCCTGCAGGGACGGGGCGTGGCAGCCGAAGTGCTGCACGGCAAAATGCCCCAGCCCGAGCGCGACAAGGCCCTGATGAAGCTGCGCAACGGCTCCAGCCAGGTGGTAGTGGCCACCGACGTGGCCGCCCGCGGCCTCGATGTGACGGCCCTCGACACCGTCATCCAGTATGACGCCCCCGACAAGGCCGACTCCTTCCAGCACCGGGCCGGCCGTACCGCTCGTGCCGGTGCCGAGGGTGTAGCCCACATTCTGGCCACGCCCCACGAGCAGAAGCACGTGCAGAAGTGGCCGGTATCGGAAACCATCAAGTGGGAGGACATGCACGCCCCCAAGCTGCCGCCCGCGGCGCCCAAAGCTCCCCGCCCCACCAGTACCACCCTACACGTATCGGCTGGCCGCCGCGACAAAGTCAGTGCCCACGACTTGGTAGGAACGTTCGTGGCCCACGGCGGCCTGGAGCGCGACGCCGTTGGCCACATCGAGGTGTTCGACCACTACAGCTATGTGGCCGTGCCCCGCGAGCAGGCCCAGGAAGTAGCCAACCGCGTGACCGGCGCCAAGATTAAAGGCCGTAAGATTCGGGTATCGGTCGTTGAGTAA
- a CDS encoding M90 family metallopeptidase, whose protein sequence is MNYLVYLAVLAGVIFLFYRYVTREARVKAAALAADFPEEWRQILASRVAFYLSLSKDEKKRFEREVQVFLALTRITGLQTEVDDVTRVLVAASAVIPIFGFRDWEYGNLGEVLIVPEAWKEANNPNQEVAPLQGQLLGSVRNFQNQHYMHLSKASLEQGFKDGMDKQNVGIHEFAHMLDQADGVIDGIPKLALPPELLKPWAEVMEREIAAIREGKSEINSYGGTNEAEFFAVVTEYFFEKPEKLQENHPELYQLLSRALRQNPKKRFLRFSVDPREWLKTLRSKRKFGRNDPCPCGSGKKYKDCHLLQEPQVAA, encoded by the coding sequence ATGAATTATCTTGTTTACCTGGCCGTACTGGCCGGCGTTATCTTCCTGTTTTACCGCTACGTCACCCGCGAGGCCCGGGTAAAAGCCGCCGCCCTGGCCGCCGACTTTCCCGAGGAGTGGCGGCAGATTCTGGCTTCCCGCGTCGCGTTTTATCTGTCGCTGTCGAAAGATGAGAAAAAGCGCTTCGAGCGGGAAGTGCAGGTATTCCTGGCTCTCACCCGCATAACGGGCCTGCAAACCGAGGTCGACGATGTGACGCGGGTGCTGGTGGCGGCTTCGGCTGTTATTCCCATTTTCGGCTTCCGCGACTGGGAATACGGCAACCTGGGCGAGGTGCTCATCGTGCCCGAAGCCTGGAAAGAGGCCAATAACCCGAATCAGGAAGTGGCCCCGCTGCAGGGGCAACTGCTGGGCAGCGTGCGCAATTTCCAGAACCAGCACTACATGCACCTGTCGAAAGCCTCCCTGGAGCAAGGCTTCAAGGATGGCATGGACAAGCAGAACGTGGGCATTCACGAGTTTGCCCACATGCTCGACCAAGCCGACGGTGTGATTGACGGAATACCCAAGCTGGCCTTGCCGCCCGAGCTGCTCAAGCCCTGGGCCGAGGTGATGGAGCGCGAAATTGCGGCTATCCGGGAGGGCAAGTCGGAAATCAACTCCTACGGGGGTACTAACGAGGCCGAGTTCTTCGCCGTGGTGACAGAGTACTTTTTCGAGAAGCCCGAGAAGCTGCAGGAAAACCACCCCGAGCTCTACCAGCTCCTGAGCCGGGCCCTGCGCCAGAACCCCAAGAAACGCTTCCTGCGCTTCTCAGTCGATCCGCGCGAATGGCTTAAAACGCTACGCTCCAAGCGTAAGTTTGGCCGCAACGACCCCTGCCCCTGCGGCAGCGGCAAGAAGTACAAAGACTGCCATTTACTGCAGGAACCGCAGGTAGCTGCGTAG